CAGCGGCTGCTGGCGCCAGGACTCCGCCAACGACCCACCATCGACGGGATCAAAGCCGATTTCATTTATCAGGCTCATGACCATCTGCTTGCCACGCCCATCATCGCCAGCGACTGGAATTGCGAGACGTCCGCGTTCCCCTTCCGGCCTGCCAAGTTCGGCGAGGGAGTAGAACAAGATGCTGTTGAACGCCTTGAAGATCGGGCGCCCAAGCTGCAGCGAGACCCACACACTTTCCGGCATCCCGGCATCGATCTCGGCGATGTTTGGGTCGCGTATTCCGGGAAAATAATTGCTGACATCAATGATGACCACGTCGCCCGCAGCCCGCTCGAACAAATCATTCGGAAGCGTCGCCGCAGCCGGGAAAGGCATGGCAAGCAGCACGACGTCCGCGCCTTCGACCGCGCCATGGGTGTCGGTCGACTGAACGCCGATTTCGGTCGCAAATGCCAGCGCCGCCTCTGCGCCACGCGAATTGGCCACGCTAACGTCATGGCCTTTCTCGCTCCATTTGCGCGCCAAGGTGCCACCCATCTCGCCAATGCCAATAACACCGATCTTCATTGTCCTGCCTTTCGTGGGCGACCGAATATGGGCCTTGTTCGGCTCTGGAACGCCAGGTCTCAACCGTGGAAGGCTTCTTGCCGCAGAACCAGGCCTATATGGACCCAGCGTTTCTTGCGGACCGGGTAGCCAAGTAATTTGAACAGCTTGTGGCTTTCATCGGCTTCACCATCTGGAAGGACAAGATATGCAGGCAAATACCTGCATGTCAATCCGCTTCCTTTGCGAGATCCGTTCCGCCCGTCAACTTCCGCTCACAGCGCAAGGCGGACTTTGGAGGATGCTAACGGGTTGCCGGTTAGCGCGCGCGTGGTGACAACGTGGAGAGAAGCCAGGAACTCCCTCAAGGGAGCCTCACAAGGGAGCCTCAAAAGGGAGCGATCGCGGGCAGACGAGCAGCGATTCAGGAGTTTGCTCGATCATGTCGGCAAATTTCCAGTCGAGCTTCGCCATGCCGAACCAGGTTAGTCGGCTACCGGGTTTGAACTTTGACCTAGCCCACTCATTCACGCCCGCCGTCGCTCGGCCACGGTTGCCTTGTCGTAGCCGGCGACCTTCTTGTAGCTGTTCGACAGTGCTGCCAGTTCGTCCTGGGTGATGACGTCGTCGAGCCGCGCGAAAGGGCGGTCGCCGGTACGCTCATAGACCTCCTTGAGGATGACGTCGGGCGGGGTGGTGCGGTTGGTGCGCACGACAGTCGCGGTCGCCTGCAGCCGCTTGTCCTCATAGGCCTTGAGCACAGCCGCGACATCGCCGCCTGCGCCAAGACTGTCGGCCAGCGCGCGGGCGTCGAGGATCGCCTGGCCGGCGCCATTGGAGCCGCGCGGGTACATAGGATGGGCGGCATCGCCGAGCAGCGTGATACGGCCAAAGCTCCAGCGCACCAGCGGGTCCTTGTCGACCATTGGATATTCGAGGATCGACTCGGCACCTCGGATCAGGCCGGGCACATCGAGAAAATCGAAGCGCCAGTCGGCGAAGGCATGGATGAAATCGTCGAGTTGGCCGCGGCGGTTCCAGTCCTGCTGGTGATAGTCAGGCGTCTCGATCTCGGCGACCCAGTTGATCAGCTGGCGGCCGTCGGCGTCGAGCTTGTTGCGGATCGGGTAGATGACCATCTTGCCATGCGTCAGCCAGCCGGCGCGGACGTAGCTCGCGCCGCCGAGAAATGGCTGCCACCAACTCGTGCCGCGCCACATATTGACGCCGGAATAGATCGGGCCGCCATCGTCGGGCACCAGCTTGCGGCGCACGACGGAGTGGATGCCGTCGCAGCCGACGATGGCCGCGCCATGCTGGACGGGCCGGTCCTCACCGGTGCGTCCGTCGACGAAGCGGGCGGTAGCTGCCGTATCGGACTGCTTGACATCGATGCATTTCCAGCCGGTGACCACGCAATCGAGGCCGGCGCGGTCGACCAGTGCGCGATACAGGATCTGCTGCAGGTCGCCGCGATGGATCTGGAACTGCGGGTAATCATAGCCGGCAAAGGTGCCGACCGGCTCCTTGTAGATCAGCTGGCCGAAGCGGTTGAAAAAGCAGGATTCGCGCGCCGTGACCGCGGCCTCGGCGAGTGCTGGCTGAAGGCCGAGCTCGGTCAGCTCGCGACTGGCATGCGGCAGGATCGAGATGCCGACGCCGATCGGCCGGATCTCCTGTGCACTTTCGTAGACGCGGAAAGGAATGCCCGCCTTGTGCAACATAAGGGCCAGCGTCAGCCCGCCGATACCTGCGCCGATGATCATCACGTCCATGTGGCTCTCCGATCAATTTAAGCAGTATACTGACTATTTTTGGGTTTGAATGGCGTAGCCGACCGAAGCGGGCCGGCTAGACCGCCTCGCGAAACGGCAGTTCGAATTCCTGGCGGGCGTTACGGTCGAGGATCTCCTTGGCAAGTGCCGCCGCAACGCCCGTCGGCTCGTTGGCGGCGCTGGTCAGGATGAACTCGACCTCCTCGAGCTGCGGCAGCTGCTGGCTCGTCGGCAGCACCATCAGTCCCGACGACACCATGCCGCGCGGCTGCACCATGACACCCAGGCCGGCACGGGCGGCTGCCTGCAGCCCGCTCAAGCTGCCGCTGGTACAGACGATGCGCCACGGGATGCCCTTGCGGTCGAGCGCCTCGATCGCGGCGACGCGAGTGATGCCCGGACGCGAAAACAGGATCAACGGCAAGGGCTTGCCGGCTTCGACGACCGATGGGTCGCGTGCCGCCCATACCAGCCGCTCGGTGCGGACCGCAACGCCGCTGCGCGCCTCGCGCTGCTGGTTGAGCCCGACGCGGCGTTTGGCGATCACGAGGTCGAGCGCACCTTCGTCAAGCAGGTCGAACAGCGTGCTCGACAGTGCCACCGTCAGCTCGAGCTCGACGGATGGGTGGCGCTCGGTGAACTTGTGCAGCACGTCGGCCAGGCGGGTGGTGACAAAATCCTCCGAAGCGCCGAAGCGGATGCGGCCGCTGAGCCTGGCCCCCTGCAGATAGCTGCGGGCACGTTCGTTGGCGTCGAGGATCGAGCGGGCGAAGCCCAGCATCGCCTCGCCGTCCGGCGTCAACATCACCGAATGGGTGTCGCGGACCAGAAGCCTCCGGCCGACGCTGACTTCGAGCCGTCTGATGTGCTGGCTCACCGTCGACTGGCCGAGCCTGAGATGCACCGCCGCGCCGGTGAAGCTGCGCGAGCCGGCAACCGCTACGAAGGTCTGGAGGAG
The nucleotide sequence above comes from Aminobacter aminovorans. Encoded proteins:
- a CDS encoding NADPH-dependent F420 reductase gives rise to the protein MRPGVPEPNKAHIRSPTKGRTMKIGVIGIGEMGGTLARKWSEKGHDVSVANSRGAEAALAFATEIGVQSTDTHGAVEGADVVLLAMPFPAAATLPNDLFERAAGDVVIIDVSNYFPGIRDPNIAEIDAGMPESVWVSLQLGRPIFKAFNSILFYSLAELGRPEGERGRLAIPVAGDDGRGKQMVMSLINEIGFDPVDGGSLAESWRQQPLTPAYCCDFDADKTRHALVAAVKGKAPRIRDNEWWDNHRRLFADNPTYREVHAEQIAVNRALNPLGEM
- a CDS encoding flavin-dependent oxidoreductase, with protein sequence MDVMIIGAGIGGLTLALMLHKAGIPFRVYESAQEIRPIGVGISILPHASRELTELGLQPALAEAAVTARESCFFNRFGQLIYKEPVGTFAGYDYPQFQIHRGDLQQILYRALVDRAGLDCVVTGWKCIDVKQSDTAATARFVDGRTGEDRPVQHGAAIVGCDGIHSVVRRKLVPDDGGPIYSGVNMWRGTSWWQPFLGGASYVRAGWLTHGKMVIYPIRNKLDADGRQLINWVAEIETPDYHQQDWNRRGQLDDFIHAFADWRFDFLDVPGLIRGAESILEYPMVDKDPLVRWSFGRITLLGDAAHPMYPRGSNGAGQAILDARALADSLGAGGDVAAVLKAYEDKRLQATATVVRTNRTTPPDVILKEVYERTGDRPFARLDDVITQDELAALSNSYKKVAGYDKATVAERRRA
- a CDS encoding LysR substrate-binding domain-containing protein, with translation MFDPILLQTFVAVAGSRSFTGAAVHLRLGQSTVSQHIRRLEVSVGRRLLVRDTHSVMLTPDGEAMLGFARSILDANERARSYLQGARLSGRIRFGASEDFVTTRLADVLHKFTERHPSVELELTVALSSTLFDLLDEGALDLVIAKRRVGLNQQREARSGVAVRTERLVWAARDPSVVEAGKPLPLILFSRPGITRVAAIEALDRKGIPWRIVCTSGSLSGLQAAARAGLGVMVQPRGMVSSGLMVLPTSQQLPQLEEVEFILTSAANEPTGVAAALAKEILDRNARQEFELPFREAV